The proteins below come from a single Cervus elaphus chromosome 4, mCerEla1.1, whole genome shotgun sequence genomic window:
- the MAMSTR gene encoding MEF2-activating motif and SAP domain-containing transcriptional regulator isoform X1, with the protein MTLAASSQRSQIIRSKFRSVLQLRIHRRYQDPTLSGSFAASPVLDPDPWISAADPALALAPAFPPGPAPFLSNPGALLPEPKPCPWRSLKKESPRTSLHWREPKPKGNLTYHQYIPPAPRQGCRADSQVEASPLDPPGPPLWEGTNLQQPPPRMKPTPLTPSPPGVPNPSPLPHKLELQTLKLEELTVSELRQQLRLRGLPVSGTKSMLLERMRGGAPPRERPKARREDSPAGAPWPRFRPKALGAARSACSFKLSPTSHSPPPPRAAETLVTASASALAPVATTAQAPTPAPVPVPSSAPASAALTLEEELQEAIRRAQLLPNRGIDDILEDQVEPEDPLPAISLDFPGSFDMLSPSPDSEGLSSVFSSSLPSPTNSPSPSPRGPTDSLDWLEALSGGPPLGCGPPAPSIFSADLSDSSGTRLWDLLEDPW; encoded by the exons ATGACCCTGGCGGCTTCCTCCCAGCGCTCCCAAATCATTCGGTCCAAGTTCCGATCTG TCCTTCAGCTTCGGATCCACAGACGGTATCAGGACCCGA CCCTCTCAGGGTCCTTTGCTGCCTCTCCAGTCTTGGATCCTGATCCATGGATCTCAGCTGCAGATCCGGCTCTGGCTCTGGCCCCAGCCTTCCCACCAGGCCCAGCCCCTTTCCTCTCCAACCCTGGAGCCCTTCTTCCTGAGCCGAAACCCTGCCCTTGGAGGTCTCTGAAGAAG GAGTCTCCCAGGACCTCTCTACACTGGAGGGAACCCAAGCCCAAGGGGAACTTGACATACCACCAGTACATACCCCCAGCGCCAAGACAAGGGTGCAGGGCAGACTCCCAGGTTGAAGCGTCGCCCTTGGATCCCCCTGGACCGCCTCTGTGGGAAGGGACAAACTTACAGCAGCCACCTCCTAG GATGAAGCCCACACCCCTCACTCCCTCCCCACCAGGAGTCCCCAACCCTTCGCCCCTGCCACACAAGTTGGAACTTCAGACCCTCAAACTGGAGGAGCTGACG GTCTCAGAGCTCCGGCAGCAGCTGCGGCTGCGGGGCCTCCCGGTGTCGGGGACCAAGTCAATGCTTCTGGAGCGCATGCGCGGCGGCGCCCCACCCCGCGAACGGCCGAAGGCTCGGCGCGAGGACAGTCCGGCGGGCGCCCCCTGGCCTCGCTTCAGGCCCAAGGCTTTGGGAGCCGCCCGGAGTGCGTGCTCG TTCAAGCTGAGTCCAACGTCTCATTCACCGCCTCCTCCACGTGCCGCGGAAACCCTGGTGACTGCTTCGGCTTCGGCTCTGGCTCCGGTTGCGACGACCGCTCAGGCTCCAACTCCAGCTCCAGTGCCGGTCCCTTCCTCAGCACCGGCCTCAGCAGCCCtgaccctggaggaggagctgcaggaggcGATCCGCAGAGCGCAG CTGCTTCCGAACCGGGGCATTGATGACATCCTGGAGGATCAGGTGGAGCCTGAGG ACCCGCTGCCCGCCATCTCCTTGGACTTCCCCGGCTCCTTCGACATGCTGTCCCCCTCCCCGGACTCTGAAGGcctctcttctgtcttctcttcctCACTTCCATCCCCCACGAATTCCCCGTCCCCCTCTCCCAGGGGCCCCACGGACTCCTTGGATTGGCTGGAGGCTCTGAGTGGGGGTCCCCCTCTGGGCTgtggccccccagcccccagcattTTCTCTGCTGACTTATCTGATTCCAGTGGCACCAGGCTGTGGGACCTGCTGGAGGATCCATGGTGA
- the MAMSTR gene encoding MEF2-activating motif and SAP domain-containing transcriptional regulator isoform X2, which translates to MTLAASSQRSQIIRSKFRSVLQLRIHRRYQDPILDPDPWISAADPALALAPAFPPGPAPFLSNPGALLPEPKPCPWRSLKKESPRTSLHWREPKPKGNLTYHQYIPPAPRQGCRADSQVEASPLDPPGPPLWEGTNLQQPPPRMKPTPLTPSPPGVPNPSPLPHKLELQTLKLEELTVSELRQQLRLRGLPVSGTKSMLLERMRGGAPPRERPKARREDSPAGAPWPRFRPKALGAARSACSFKLSPTSHSPPPPRAAETLVTASASALAPVATTAQAPTPAPVPVPSSAPASAALTLEEELQEAIRRAQLLPNRGIDDILEDQVEPEDPLPAISLDFPGSFDMLSPSPDSEGLSSVFSSSLPSPTNSPSPSPRGPTDSLDWLEALSGGPPLGCGPPAPSIFSADLSDSSGTRLWDLLEDPW; encoded by the exons ATGACCCTGGCGGCTTCCTCCCAGCGCTCCCAAATCATTCGGTCCAAGTTCCGATCTG TCCTTCAGCTTCGGATCCACAGACGGTATCAGGACCCGA TCTTGGATCCTGATCCATGGATCTCAGCTGCAGATCCGGCTCTGGCTCTGGCCCCAGCCTTCCCACCAGGCCCAGCCCCTTTCCTCTCCAACCCTGGAGCCCTTCTTCCTGAGCCGAAACCCTGCCCTTGGAGGTCTCTGAAGAAG GAGTCTCCCAGGACCTCTCTACACTGGAGGGAACCCAAGCCCAAGGGGAACTTGACATACCACCAGTACATACCCCCAGCGCCAAGACAAGGGTGCAGGGCAGACTCCCAGGTTGAAGCGTCGCCCTTGGATCCCCCTGGACCGCCTCTGTGGGAAGGGACAAACTTACAGCAGCCACCTCCTAG GATGAAGCCCACACCCCTCACTCCCTCCCCACCAGGAGTCCCCAACCCTTCGCCCCTGCCACACAAGTTGGAACTTCAGACCCTCAAACTGGAGGAGCTGACG GTCTCAGAGCTCCGGCAGCAGCTGCGGCTGCGGGGCCTCCCGGTGTCGGGGACCAAGTCAATGCTTCTGGAGCGCATGCGCGGCGGCGCCCCACCCCGCGAACGGCCGAAGGCTCGGCGCGAGGACAGTCCGGCGGGCGCCCCCTGGCCTCGCTTCAGGCCCAAGGCTTTGGGAGCCGCCCGGAGTGCGTGCTCG TTCAAGCTGAGTCCAACGTCTCATTCACCGCCTCCTCCACGTGCCGCGGAAACCCTGGTGACTGCTTCGGCTTCGGCTCTGGCTCCGGTTGCGACGACCGCTCAGGCTCCAACTCCAGCTCCAGTGCCGGTCCCTTCCTCAGCACCGGCCTCAGCAGCCCtgaccctggaggaggagctgcaggaggcGATCCGCAGAGCGCAG CTGCTTCCGAACCGGGGCATTGATGACATCCTGGAGGATCAGGTGGAGCCTGAGG ACCCGCTGCCCGCCATCTCCTTGGACTTCCCCGGCTCCTTCGACATGCTGTCCCCCTCCCCGGACTCTGAAGGcctctcttctgtcttctcttcctCACTTCCATCCCCCACGAATTCCCCGTCCCCCTCTCCCAGGGGCCCCACGGACTCCTTGGATTGGCTGGAGGCTCTGAGTGGGGGTCCCCCTCTGGGCTgtggccccccagcccccagcattTTCTCTGCTGACTTATCTGATTCCAGTGGCACCAGGCTGTGGGACCTGCTGGAGGATCCATGGTGA
- the RASIP1 gene encoding ras-interacting protein 1 translates to MLSGERKEGGSPRFGKLHLPVGLWINSPRKQLAKLGRRWPSAASVKSSSSDTGSRSSEPLPPPPPHVELRRVGAVKAAGGASGSRAKRISQLFRGSGTGTTGSGGAGGPGTPGAAQRWASEKKLPELAAGVAPEPPLATRATAPPGVLKIFGAGLASGANYKSVLATARSTARELVAEALERYGLAGSPGSGPGESSCVDAFALCDALGRPAAGAVGSGEWRAEHLRVLGDSERPLLVQELWRARPGWARRFELRGREEARRLEQEAFGAADGDGTGAPSWRPQKNRSRAASGGAALASPGPGSGSGTPAGSGGKERSENLSLRRSVSELSLQGRRRRQQERRQQALSMAPGAADAQIGPVDPGDFDQLTQCLIQAPSNRPYFLLLQGYQDAQDFVVYVMTREQHVFGRGGNSSARGGSPAPYVDTFLNAPDILPRHCTVRAGPEPPAMVRPSRGAPVTHNGCLLLREAELHPGDLLGLGEHFLFMYKDPRAGGSGPARPPWLPARPGATPPGPGWAFSCRLCGRGLQERGEALAAYLDGREPVLRFRPREEEALLGEIVRTAAAGAGDLPPLGPATLLALCVQHSARELELGHLPRLLGRLARLIKETVWEKIKEIGDRQPENHPEGVPEVPLTPETVSVELRPLMLWMANTTELLSFVQEKVLEMEKEADQEDPQLCNDLELCDEAMVLLDEVIMCTFQQSVYYLTKTLYSTLPALLDSNPFTAGAELPGPGAELGAMPPGLRPTLGVFQAALELTSQCELHPDLVSQTFGYLFFFSNASLLNSLMERGQGRPFYQWSRAVQIRTNLDLVLDWLQGAGLGDIATEFFRKLSIAVNLLCVPRTSLLKASWSSLRTDHPTLTPAQLHHLLSHYQLGPGRGPPPAWDPPPAERDAVDTGDIFESFSSHPPLILPLGSSRLSLTGPVTDDALHRELRRLRRLLWDLEQQELPANHRHGPPVATPP, encoded by the exons ATGCTGTCTGGTGAACGGAAGGAGGGCGGAAGCCCCCGCTTCGGGAAGCTCCATCTCCCAGTGGGCCTGTGGATCAATTCTCCCAGGAAGCAGCTGGCCAAGCTGGGGCGACGCTGGCCCAGTGCCGCCTCTGTCAA GTCGTCGTCTTCGGACACGGGGAGCCGCAGTAGCGAGCCgctgcccccgccgccgccccacGTGGAGCTGCGGCGAGTGGGTGCGGTCAAGGCAGCCGGGGGAGCCTCAGGGAGCCGTGCCAAGCGCATCTCTCAGCTCTTTCGGGGCTCGGGCACCGGAACCACGGGCTCCGGTGGCGCGGGAGGCCCTGGGACCCCGGGGGCCGCGCAGCGCTGGGCCAGCGAGAAGAAGTTGCCGGAGCTGGCGGCGGGTGTGGCCCCCGAGCCTCCACTGGCCACACGCGCCACGGCGCCCCCGGGGGTCCTCAAGATCTTCGGCGCCGGGTTGGCTTCGGGCGCCAACTACAAGAGCGTACTGGCCACGGCGCGCTCCACCGCGCGCGAGCTGGTGGCCGAGGCGCTGGAGCGCTACGGGTTGGCCGGCAGCCCCGGCAGCGGCCCCGGCGAGAGCAGCTGCGTGGACGCCTTCGCGCTGTGCGACGCCCTGGGCCGGCCCGCGGCGGGCGCCGTGGGCAGCGGCGAGTGGCGGGCGGAGCACCTGCGCGTGCTGGGCGACTCGGAGCGCCCGCTGCTGGTGCAGGAGCTGTGGCGGGCGCGGCCAGGCTGGGCGCGGCGTTTCGAGCTGCGCGGCCGCGAGGAGGCGCGCCGCCTGGAGCAGGAGGCTTTCGGGGCGGCGGACGGCGACG GCACAGGCGCCCCCTCGTGGCGGCCACAGAAGAACCGCTCCCGGGCGGCGTCCGGTGGGGCGGCGCTGGCCAGTCCCGGCCCGGGGTCTGGGTCAGGGACTCCGGCTGGGTCCGGGGGCAAGGAGCGCTCGGAAAACCTGTCCCTGCGGCGGAGCGTATCGGAGCTCAGTCTGCAAGGTCGGCGGCGGCGGCAACAGGAGCGCAGGCAGCAGGCACTCAGCATGGCCCCAGGGGCAGCCGACGCCCAAATTGGACCTGTAGACCCCGGCGACTTCGATCAGTTGACGCAGTGCCTCATCCAGGCCCCCAGCAACCGCCCCTATTTCCTGCTGCTGCAGGGCTACCAGGACGCCCAG GACTTCGTGGTGTACGTGATGACGCGGGAGCAGCATGTGTTTGGCCGAGGTGGGAACTCCTCGGCCCGCGGTGGGTCCCCAGCCCCGTATGTGGACACCTTCCTCAACGCCCCGGACATCCTTCCGCGTCACTGCACAGTGCGCGCGGGTCCTGAGCCCCCGGCGATGGTGCGCCCATCCCGGGGAGCCCCGGTCACGCACAATGGGTGCCTATTGCTGCGGGAGGCCGAGCTGCATCCGGGAGACCTGCTGGGGCTGGGCGAGCACTTCCTGTTCATGTACAAGGACCCCCGCGCTGGGGGCTCGGGGCCGGCGCGACCACCGTGGCTCCCCGCACGCCCCGGGGCCACGCCGCCGGGCCCCGGCTGGGCCTTCTCTTGCCGCCTGTGCGGTCGTGGCCTGCAGGAACGCGGCGAGGCGCTGGCGGCCTACCTGGACGGCCGGGAGCCCGTGCTGCGCTTCCGACCCCGCGAAGAAGAGGCGCTGCTGGGCGAGATCGTGCGCACCGCGGCCGCTGGCGCCGGGGACCTGCCACCCTTGGGGCCGGCCACACTGCTGGCGCTTTGTGTGCAGCATTCAGCTCGGGAGCTGGAGCTGGGCCACCTGCCGCGCCTGCTGGGTCGCCTGGCCCGTCTTATCAAGGAGACTGTCTGG GAAAAGATTAAGGAAATTGGAGACCGTCAGCCAGAAAA CCACCCTGAGGGTGTTCCTGAGGTGCCCTTGACCCCTGAGACTGTGTCTGTGGAGTTGCGGCCACTCATGCTGTGGATGGCCAACACCACGGAGCTACTGAGCTTTGTGCAGGAGAAGGTGCtagagatggagaaggaggctGACCAGGAAG ACCCACAACTCTGCAATGACTTGGAATTATGTGATGAGGCAATGGTCCTCCTGGATGAGGTCATCATGTGTACCTTCCAGCAGTCTGTCTACTACCTCACCAAG ACTCTGTATTCAACGCTACCTGCTCTCCTGGATAGTAACCCTTTCACAGCTGGAGCAGAGTTGCCGGGGCCTGGTGCTGAGCTGGGGGCCATGCCTCCAGGGTTGAGACCTACCCTGGGTGTGTTTCAAGCAGCCCTGGAACTGACCAGCCAGTGCGAGTTGCACCCAGACCTTGTGTCTCAGACTTTTGGCTACTTGTtcttcttctccaatgcatcccTTCTCAACTCGCTGATGGAACGAG GTCAAGGCCGACCTTTCTATCAATGGTCCCGAGCTGTCCAAATCCGAACCAACCTGGATCTTGTCTTGGACTGGCtgcagggggctgggctgggtgaCATTGCCACTGAGTTCTTCCGGAAACTCTCCATAGCTGTGAACCTGCTGTGTGTGCCTCGTACCTCCCTGCTCAAG GCTTCATGGAGCAGCCTACGAACTGACCACCCTACACTGACCCCTGCTCAGCTGCACCATCTGCTCAGCCACTACCAGCTGGGTCCTGGCCGCGGGCCTCCACCTGCCTGGGATCCTCCCCCTGCAGAGCGAGATGCTGTGGACACAG GGGACATCTTCGAAAGCTTCTCTTCCCATCCTCCCCTCATCCTGCCCTTGGGTAGCTCGCGCCTCAGCCTCACGGGTCCTGTGACAGATGATGCCCTGCACCGTGAACTTCGCAGACTCCGCCGCCTCCTCTGGGATCTTGAGCAGCAGGAACTGCCGGCCAATCACCGCCATGGACCTCCCGTGGCCACGCCTCCTTGA
- the IZUMO1 gene encoding izumo sperm-egg fusion protein 1 has product MEPRGLPLLVATLAGCLFPARGCVICDPKVREALNSLEMDYLPGHLEASYHKKVMEKIKQAVEDFKDLPIDETSYMGVVDEATLEKASWSLLKDMKRITDSDVKGELFVKEMLWMLHLAKNTFASYAAQFQKEGLMLQPLIWCSTCQKQVHACRKSKNCGEREVKVHQMEDMILDCELNWHKISQGLTDYSFYRVWKNNSETLVSKGKEPILTKTMVRPKDAGTYRCELGSIKSSPATIIYFHVTVLPKRIQEEIPSPNTETQDETAQGEVALDRPHSTVEPQTPKPEQVLKRRLLGVLIWGLVVLTAGVLSVILFSRSGKVVDFIKSRFSTGSRTV; this is encoded by the exons ATGGAGCCGCGGGGGCTTCCCCTCCTGGTGGCGACTCTGGCCGGCTGCCTGTTTCCTGCCAGGGGCTGTGTCATTTGCGATCCAAAGGTCAGGGAGGCGCTAAACTCCTTGGAGATGGATTACCTGCCTGGCCACCTGGAGGCCAGCTATCACAAAAAAGTGATGGAAAAGATAAAGCAGGCAGTGGAAGATTTCAAGGACCTGCCGATTGACGAGACCTCCTATATGGGGGTTGTCG atGAGGCCACACTAGAAAAGgcatcctggagtttgctgaaggATATGAAACGCATCACAGATAGTGATGTAAAAG GTGAGCTCTTCGTGAAGGAGATGTTATGGATGTTGCACCTGGCAAAGAATACCTTTGCCAGCTACGCTGCTCAGTTTCAAAAAGAGG GTTTGATGTTGCAGCCTCTCATCTGGTGCAGTACCTGCCAGAAGCAGGTTCACGCTTGTCGAAAGTCTAAGAATTGCGGAG AGCGCGAAGTCAAGGTCCATCAAATGGAAGACATGATCCTGGACTGTGAGCTCAACTGGCATAAAATCTCTCAAGGCCTGACCGATTACAGCTTTTACAGG GTTTGGAAGAACAATTCTGAGACCTTGGTGTCCAAGGGGAAGGAGCCCATCCTGACCAAGACCATGGTGCGTCCGAAGGATGCAGGTACCTATCGCTGCGAGCTGGGTTCCATAAAATCCAGTCCAGCCACGATCATCTATTTTCACGTCACAG TATTGCCCAAAAGAATCCAGGAGGAGATACCGTCACCAAACACCGAAACTCAGGATGAGACGGCCCAAGGAGAGGTGGCTTTGGATCGCCCCCACTCAACCGTCGAGCCACAGACTCCGAAGCCGGAGCAAGTGCTGAAAAGACGCCTGCTCGGGGTGCTGATCTGGGGCTTAGTGGTGCTCACAGCCGGCGTTCTATCCGT GATCCTTTTCTCTCGGTCTGGCAAAGTGGTCGACTTCATAAAGTCCCGGTTCAGCACTGGCAGTCGGACTGTTTAG
- the FUT1 gene encoding galactoside alpha-(1,2)-fucosyltransferase 1, with the protein MWAPSHRHLCLIFLLACVFACVFVLLIHHYLFHSGLDLSLLCPDRSRVTSPVAILCLNPNTTFSCPKHPASVSGTWTIDPKGRFGNQMGQYATLLALAQLNGRQAFIQPSMHAVLAPVFRITLPVLAPEVDRHAPWQELELHDWMSEEYTHLKEPWLKLTGFPCSWTFFHHLRGQIRSEFTLHQHLRQEAQRSLSGLRLPRTGDRPSTFVGVHVRRGDYLEVMPLHWKGVVGDRAYLQQAMDWFRARHEAPVFVVTSNGMEWCRENIDTSRGDVIFAGDGQEDAPVKDFALLTQCNHTIMTIGTFGFWAAYLAGGDTVYLANFTLPDSSFLKIFKPEAAFLPEWVGINADLSPLQM; encoded by the coding sequence ATGTGGGCTCCCAGCCACCGTCACCTCTGTCTGATCTTCCTGCTAGCCTGTGTTTTTGCCTGCGTCTTCGTCCTCCTCATCCACCATTACCTCTTTCACAGTGGCTTAGACCTGTCCCTGCTGTGTCCAGACCGTAGCCGGGTGACCTCCCCCGTGGCCATCCTCTGCCTGAACCCCAACACCACCTTTTCCTGTCCCAAGCATCCTGCCTCCGTCTCAGGAACTTGGACTATCGACCCCAAAGGCCGGTTTGGGAACCAGATGGGGCAGTACGCCACGCTGCTGGCCCTGGCCCAGCTCAATGGCCGCCAGGCCTTCATCCAGCCCTCCATGCACGCCGTCCTGGCCCCCGTGTTCCGCATCACGCTGCCTGTGCTGGCGCCCGAGGTAGACAGACACGCTCCTTGGCAGGAGCTGGAGCTTCATGACTGGATGTCGGAGGAGTACACCCACTTGAAGGAGCCCTGGCTGAAGCTCACGGGCTTCCCCTGCTCCTGGACCTTCTTCCATCACCTCCGGGGGCAGATCCGCAGCGAGTTCACCCTGCACCAGCACCTGCGGCAGGAGGCCCAGCGCTCACTGAGTGGGCTCCGCCTCCCCCGCACCGGGGACCGCCCGAGCACCTTTGTGGGTGTCCACGTGCGCCGCGGGGACTACCTAGAGGTGATGCCCCTCCACTGGAAGGGTGTGGTGGGGGACCGTGCTTACCTCCAACAGGCTATGGACTGGTTCCGGGCCCGGCACGAAGCTCCCGTCTTTGTGGTCACTAGCAATGGCATGGAGTGGTGCCGGGAAAACATTGACACCTCCCGGGGGGATGTGATCTTCGCCGGAGACGGGCAGGAGGATGCGCCCGTCAAGGATTTTGCGCTGCTCACACAGTGCAACCACACCATCATGACCATTGGCACCTTTGGCTTCTGGGCCGCCTACCTGGCTGGTGGAGACACCGTCTACCTGGCCAACTTCACCCTGCCTGATTCCAGCTTCCTGAAGATCTTTAAACCCGAGGCTGCCTTCCTGCCTGAGTGGGTGGGCATTAATGCGGACTTGTCTCCGCTCCAAATGTAG
- the FGF21 gene encoding fibroblast growth factor 21: MGWDGAKFKHLGLWVPVLAVLLLGTCQAHPIPDSSPLLQFGGQVRQRYLYTDDAQETEAHLEIRADGTVVGAARQSPESLLELKALKPGVIQILGVKTSRFLCQDPDGKLYGSLHFDPKACSFRELLLEDGYNVYQSETLGLPLRLPPQRSSNRDPAPRGPARFLPLPGLPPAPPDPSRILAPEPPDVGSSDPLSMVGPSYGRSPSYIS; this comes from the exons ATGGGCTGGGACGGGGCCAAGTTCAAGCACTTGGGACTGTGGGTCCCTGTGCTGGCTGTCCTTCTGCTAGGAACCTGCCAGGCGCATCCCATTCCGGactccagccccctcctccagTTTGGGGGCCAAGTTCGCCAGCGGTACCTCTACACGGATGATGCCCAGGAGACAGAGGCCCACCTGGAGATCAGGGCTGATGGCACAGTGGTGGGGGCGGCCCGCCAGAGCCCTGAAA GTCTCTTGGAGCTGAAAGCCCTGAAACCAGGCGTCATTCAGATCTTGGGAGTTAAAACATCCAGGTTTCTGTGTCAGGACCCAGATGGGAAGCTGTACGGATCG CTGCACTTTGACCCCAAAGCCTGCAGCTTCCGGGAGCTGCTTCTTGAAGACGGATACAACGTCTACCAGTCGGAGACCCTGGGCCTTCCACTCCGCCTGCCCCCCCAGCGCTCGTCCAACCGGGACCCGGCCCCGCGGGGACCTGCTCGCTTCCTGCCGCTGCCGGGCCTGCCCCCGGCGCCCCCGGATCCTTCAAGGATCTTGGCCCCGGAGCCTCCCGACGTGGGCTCCTCGGATCCCCTGAGCATGGTGGGACCCTCGTATGGCCGAAGCCCCAGCTACATTTCCTGA